From a region of the Rhipicephalus microplus isolate Deutch F79 chromosome X, USDA_Rmic, whole genome shotgun sequence genome:
- the dup gene encoding chromatin licensing and DNA replication factor double parked, which translates to MSLMKQTALTRYYSAKKQGPALKNKRTTFGGSIDTLRTPKTVPHELIAANSEPYASLPHKRRRIEAAEKTPVSSKQGDCLPLRRPPTSVRKRLLLHEDVDGADITKTGPTLPSSQLEETEKKPGTPLKPAPDKSESLKSAVMKKLMASGKLLELQDRLKAIDSAQTALNKVQAAKKTQDEAGKSPAYERFHHLTEPQPGLILPYSYKELFEIFRCCDTIVSMLFNRKEVCTFDKLKRSVEEMSKKSFSKDKLGQITTIFPDAYILSQEKLQQRGLADSGYHLVVTPRLPPESSKMLTATQLLHRRKQFHSLLLSSVKKHHEKFLQSLDPPVSIAAGALTRWHPKFPLDSVPMVCPAPLPESPLKKSFTSAQDVLDKVKGRLGERIEKALLSLNADQQATITAPPSQSNSKAGTCLKGISEDLLARIRERESFKLVKEMTLRPEDEKERAELAKLPEFIRITRSLFLAEQKAAIPKDDLVQKIKESFSSIQEVAEVESLIVLASKVLPDWFKVLTIRRGTYVKIVKETDINGLVTRVTNKLQQ; encoded by the coding sequence ATGTCATTGATGAAGCAAACTGCTCTTACGCGCTATTATAGCGCGAAGAAACAAGGCCCTGCGTTGAAGAACAAACGGACCACGTTCGGAGGCAGCATCGACACTTTGCGAACACCTAAGACGGTGCCTCATGAGCTGATCGCTGCCAATTCAGAGCCATATGCCAGCTTGCCTCACAAGAGAAGACGCATAGAGGCTGCTGAAAAAACGCCGGTGTCGTCGAAGCAAGGTGACTGCTTGCCTCTTCGGCGACCCCCTACGTCCGTTCGCAAGCGCCTACTCCTTCATGAAGATGTTGACGGGGCCGACATCACGAAAACTGGCCCTAccctgccgtcgtcgcagcttgaAGAGACGGAGAAAAAGCCTGGCACACCGTTGAAGCCGGCGCCTGACAAATCTGAGAGCCTGAAGAGCGCTGTGATGAAAAAGCTTATGGCGTCCGGCAAACTGCTAGAGCTACAGGATAGGCTGAAAGCTATCGACAGCGCGCAGACTGCTCTTAACAAAGTGCAGGCAGCGAAGAAAACCCAAGACGAAGCCGGTAAAAGTCCTGCATATGAACGCTTTCACCACCTTACAGAGCCACAGCCCGGCCTCATCCTTCCGTACAGTTACAAAGAACTTTTCGAAATATTTCGGTGCTGTGACACAATCGTTAGTATGTTATTCAACAGGAAGGAAGTTTGCACGTTTGACAAACTGAAACGCTCTGTTGAGGAGATGTCAAAGAAAAGCTTCAGCAAGGACAAGCTCGGCCAGATAACAACAATCTTCCCAGATGCATACATTTTAAGTCAAGAGAAATTGCAGCAGCGAGGACTCGCCGACAGCGGCTATCATCTGGTAGTGACACCGCGTTTGCCCCCAGAAAGCTCAAAGATGCTCACTGCGACCCAACTTCTGCACCGTAGAAAGCAATTTCACTCCCTTCTATTGTCATCTGTAAAAAAACACCATGAGAAGTTTCTTCAGAGCTTGGACCCACCTGTCAGTATTGCCGCGGGTGCTTTAACCCGCTGGCATCCAAAGTTTCCTTTGGATAGTGTACCGATGGTTTGTCCAGCACCTCTGCCAGAGTCGCCCCTGAAAAAATCCTTCACCTCAGCGCAGGATGTGCTGGACAAAGTCAAAGGCAGGCTTGGTGAGCGCATTGAAAAAGCATTGCTGAGCTTGAATGCAGACCAGCAGGCAACTATTACTGCACCGCCGTCTCAGAGCAACAGTAAGGCTGGGACATGTTTGAAAGGCATATCTGAGGATCTTCTTGCCCGAATTCGTGAGCGAGAGTCATTCAAACTTGTGAAAGAAATGACACTTCGACCAGAGGATGAAAAAGAGCGAGCTGAACTGGCTAAACTTCCAGAGTTCATCAGAATCACTCGGTCCCTCTTCCTTGCTGAGCAGAAGGCAGCTATACCAAAGGATGACCTTGTGCAGAAGATCAAagaaagtttttcatccattcaGGAAGTGGCTGAAGTCGAGTCCCTTATTGTTCTTGCTTCAAAAGTGCTCCCTGATTGGTTTAAGGTACTAACCATCCGGCGTGGCACATATGTAAAAATTGTGAAGGAGACTGATATTAATGGTCTCGTTACTCGTGTAACTAACAAGCTGCAGCAGTGA